One Thermicanus aegyptius DSM 12793 DNA segment encodes these proteins:
- a CDS encoding DUF1492 domain-containing protein, with protein MMTAKEFLKQAYRLNELINSDLEELQNLRDLSRSVSSPVLEEKVSKTKSTDPPFEKYVIRIVDLEQQIQQEVERLIKLKSDIREAINQMENVDEKLLLRYRYINFLNWEEICVNLNVSMRTVHRLHSSALQHLKVPK; from the coding sequence ATGATGACAGCTAAGGAATTCTTAAAACAGGCTTACCGTTTGAATGAATTGATTAATTCCGACCTTGAAGAGCTACAAAACTTAAGAGATCTATCACGAAGTGTTTCATCACCCGTTCTTGAGGAAAAAGTCAGTAAAACAAAAAGTACTGATCCACCTTTTGAAAAATATGTGATAAGAATAGTAGATTTGGAGCAACAGATACAACAAGAGGTTGAGCGATTAATAAAGCTGAAATCAGATATCCGTGAAGCGATTAATCAGATGGAAAACGTGGATGAGAAGCTACTTCTTCGCTACCGATACATTAACTTTCTTAACTGGGAAGAAATCTGTGTCAATCTTAATGTTTCTATGAGAACCGTGCATAGACTTCATTCATCCGCTTTACAACATTTGAAGGTACCTAAATAA
- a CDS encoding DEAD/DEAH box helicase encodes MKYNPHKYQTYATNFILEHPIAAVFLEMGLGKSVITLTAIFDLCLDSFEIGKVLVIAPLRVARDTWPAEINKWEHLKRVEFSVAIGTEQERLAALRKPASVYLINRENVDWLVNKSGIPFDYDMVVIDELSSFKSYGAKRFKSLLKVRPRAKRIVGLTGTPSSNGLMDLWAEFRILDMGKRLGRYITHYRNSFFTPDKRNQQIVFSYKPLPGAEDAIYRLISDITISMKSVDFLKMPECVINEVPVYLNDKEQSVYDHFREEMVLELANEEIDAMNAAVLSGKLLQMANGAVYDDDKNTHIIHDRKLDALEDLIEGANGKPVLIAYWYNHDLERIKARFNVREIKTSKDIKDWNNGDISVAVIHPASAGHGLNLQSGGSTLIWFGLTWSLELYQQTNARLWRQGQNETVVIHHIITKGTIDEDVMRALKRKEKTQSDLINAVKANLGKARGVV; translated from the coding sequence GTGAAATACAATCCTCATAAATATCAGACCTATGCAACGAACTTCATACTTGAGCATCCCATCGCTGCGGTGTTTTTAGAAATGGGTCTTGGCAAAAGCGTCATTACTCTAACAGCTATATTTGATTTATGTCTTGATAGTTTTGAAATTGGAAAGGTTCTGGTCATTGCTCCACTTCGGGTAGCAAGGGATACTTGGCCAGCTGAGATAAATAAGTGGGAGCATTTAAAAAGGGTGGAGTTTTCGGTAGCGATTGGAACAGAGCAGGAGCGATTGGCGGCTCTTAGAAAACCTGCAAGTGTCTACCTTATAAATAGAGAAAATGTGGACTGGTTGGTAAACAAAAGTGGCATCCCTTTTGACTATGACATGGTGGTAATCGATGAGCTATCATCCTTTAAATCCTATGGTGCAAAAAGATTTAAAAGTTTACTAAAAGTAAGGCCGAGGGCAAAACGGATCGTGGGTCTTACGGGTACACCCTCCAGTAATGGGTTAATGGATTTGTGGGCAGAGTTTCGTATTCTCGACATGGGTAAAAGACTCGGCAGATACATAACTCACTACCGCAATTCCTTTTTTACACCGGATAAACGTAATCAGCAAATCGTATTTTCATATAAACCATTGCCAGGTGCTGAAGATGCCATATATCGGCTCATTTCGGATATCACCATTTCCATGAAATCAGTCGATTTTCTGAAAATGCCAGAGTGCGTTATCAATGAAGTGCCCGTGTATCTGAATGACAAAGAACAATCCGTATATGATCACTTTCGTGAAGAGATGGTTCTTGAGCTTGCCAATGAGGAGATTGATGCCATGAATGCAGCAGTCCTTTCTGGCAAACTCCTGCAAATGGCAAACGGTGCTGTCTATGATGATGATAAAAATACTCATATTATCCATGACCGCAAGCTGGATGCTCTTGAAGATTTAATCGAAGGTGCAAACGGCAAACCTGTTCTTATTGCATATTGGTATAATCACGATTTAGAGCGTATTAAAGCAAGATTTAATGTTAGAGAAATTAAAACATCCAAGGATATCAAGGATTGGAACAACGGCGATATTTCTGTGGCGGTTATCCATCCTGCATCAGCAGGACACGGCCTTAACTTACAAAGTGGTGGTTCAACACTTATTTGGTTTGGTCTTACCTGGAGTCTAGAACTCTATCAGCAAACCAATGCAAGACTTTGGAGACAAGGACAAAATGAAACGGTGGTTATCCATCACATTATTACTAAAGGAACGATTGATGAAGATGTGATGAGGGCCTTGAAACGAAAGGAAAAGACACAATCTGATCTTATCAATGCGGTCAAAGCAAATCTTGGGAAAGCGAGGGGTGTTGTATGA
- a CDS encoding VRR-NUC domain-containing protein, whose product MLEKYIEKKLVAEVKKIGGIAAKFVSPGLDGMPDRLVLLPYGKMAFVELKAPGKKPRPLQIRRIKQLQKLGFTCYVIDDVKQIGGILGEIQSS is encoded by the coding sequence ATGCTTGAAAAATATATCGAAAAGAAACTGGTGGCTGAGGTAAAAAAGATAGGAGGTATTGCGGCGAAGTTTGTTAGTCCAGGTTTAGATGGAATGCCAGACCGTCTTGTGCTTTTACCATATGGGAAGATGGCTTTTGTGGAATTAAAGGCTCCCGGAAAGAAACCTCGTCCGTTACAGATTAGAAGAATAAAGCAATTACAGAAGTTAGGCTTTACCTGCTATGTCATTGATGATGTTAAGCAGATTGGAGGGATACTGGGTGAAATACAATCCTCATAA